The DNA segment TTCTTCACTGCAAATATATTGATTTCACAAAAGTTAAGCATTTTGGTTTCTTTATTCCTTTTCAAAATAAAGATTTCAAAAACACTATATTTTAAGGAACCGACTTCTTCAAAAGAATGGCTATATATCTCACCAGAAAAAAGAAtagttattatattatgttcactttatttctctatcttttTTTTACAGTATCAAGAACTTGAATTATAATGTATCTATATatttatctatctatctatatatctACATATAGATACACTACTTGTGAACAGTGACTTAGTTATTGGTTAAgggtttttattaatataaataacagTACACACACAAATTGTTAATTAATCCTTTAATCAGTTTGATGTGTTATAATAATTGAATGCTTAGGTATACTTAAGTGTACGTCAAGTGTAAGatatttaaaagaatatataattGCAATTTTGTATTCATTTTCTTCCTGTACTAGGTATTCTAGAAAagttaaaagaagaaaagaatttGAGTTATAATCAATCTTGTTTACAACTTTATTTTGGAATCTTTTGGGGAAAAAATACATGAGAAACTTGGTTCTTTCCAAAGTCTAATAATTACCACCTTGGTGTTTTGTTTACCGTTTGAGAGGAAAAAAAATGCTTGTTTGTatattaattgaattatttatattttaatacagTATCTCGTTTCTaagatattaatatataaattattaaaagataaactCATTTTACaagtcttttaaaaaaaaaatttattatagaaTTATGATATATACATATTTCAATAAAAGAAGCTATTGCTTTAAAGTTTCgtatatgtaataaaattatatacatatatttttataatttatatcgTCCATTCACATCTTCATAAGCATATTTTTGTGGATGCACATTTAATTCATTCAATATATAATTCAATACACATATATCATAATTAAGTATTAattaattctaaatttattcACTATATTTCATGTCATTAATTAATCACTAATACATTAGATAGACTATTATGCATTCAAAGTCACATGTGTTAAATTAGATTCAAAGTTTGTTTTTATCTTCACTAAGTTgtcaaatataataaaacaatataataAGAACATATCCACTTTTGTGAGAGGAGACATCCCTATAATCTACTAGATACAAGTCATTTCTCACACTAAGGATTAGGTCATTAGAATTTTCTTTAACtgatagttgtcgttttgctgtcaaattaatatgttctagcgtagacttgtctaacactagagagatgatagtataattgtggacaaatgtccccaagtcgtctcccaacgaatccaatagtaaaatcagttgatcaggggtttaaaatctatctgcaagcaatgaaagttagcaataacaataaagatgaaaaggggatttgagatagttgtgcaaaaaatataaaagagattaaaatagcaaataaaaagcggttgatcccaagttcttccaccattgaattcttcacaggttctctaaagattaatcttttctcaatccttcaacagagctaaaccagattgaacatgcgccgatctaattcaactgaaactcaccagtaaagcatgcgtctactagtttaatcgatacccactttgttccatgcgtatactccatgggaatgcttacctcctctctcttgaatcatgcgcccaagaaattaattagaacaatgtgaactaactaagaaaccaaagtttaagacaaggaagactctcaatcatgcgttcaagtacaacctctcacaaaaactagttttccaggagattagacaataaaaacaactactatagagaattaaaaatcgaaacttttattgaacaaaacctcagagctcaatgggaaattacaaaggaatcaaccaaaaaggtttagtcttccatgcggaggcaaaacaaaagaattacaaagaagaaaataaactaagaaaaccctatgaaactctctctcttctccttgatgcttgtgtccttttataggcttttctgctccaaggatcttgagagaatattgtagtttatattttgttaaccgtttccaagtttctatctttccagaattattgtattttgcagaagatattgtagattttattttctctttcttctcctcggaatttgtttcctgttttggttcaagaagcaacttagacttttgcatatttggcccatttataaaggtagatgcttcctccagataatttactctaaaaacacaaaattaacaataataatagttaaggcccaaataaacccaattataagaatattaattaaaacaatggatttatttattactatagtccaataatctatgattaaggctattgtgtgtgaataaatatatgctcatcattAACTCTTATCATTTGATAATTTTGTCTATGTGAGTGAAATATTAGTAAAGTCACGATATTTCCTCCAGAATCTCAAATTCAACACACAACTTAAACATCTCAACATAATATTCCCTTTCTAGAAATAATTATGTTTACGACACATCACATGTTTATGTCACAATCTTAATTATATTCTTATCCATATAcatttaaacttaatttaaataataatagatttcaaatttatcattcatcacaatataataatattcaagTATAACATGTTGataaaatataacaatttaatgaaataaaataattttagcatttaaaatcatttaaaacatatttgttcaaagtttaaaaaatattgtctCACTCAATCACTATTATTTTCGCTTATCGGATTAAGTACATGTTTAAATTCACCCAACCATCATTTTGCTCGTTCAATCAAAGCTATGTTCGTCCAACGATCAAAGTGATCGTTCAACGATTAAACTTTTTgagtttttaattaaataaattttgtcaACAAAAAATCGATTATCCAACTAAACCTCCCAAGTTTTCAATTAATGAATTTTATCCAGTGAGAATTTGGTCACCAACAATACTgtttaaatcatatttttacaaaatttcacaATTATACCAAATTGGTACAAAAATTGTTCTACTTTTTTTCTTATACATAAAATTGAGTAATTGATTTCTAAATAAGCATATTTTGAACTGGTTTGATCTACttgaaatattttacatttttaatgaCAAATCATACAATATATATCACTTAGAATTTCACCCACACAAACTATATCATTTATTATATTCATCACTTTCAACAATTCTTCATCGCATCCATACAATACATTACTAACCTTTGACAAATAGTTTAGGAAGAGttgaaagaaatatattttgtaaaaggATTGAGGTATCCTTAAATacccttattttttatttccgataaaaaaaaaatatctataatgAACATTAACTATGTTGCAGACATGGAAGGATTATCACAAATATTTCAAAACTCattatcaaatatattattcatataaaaattcaaaacattTTGAATATTCTCAAACAAAATGTAATATTTGCCCAAAACTCAATATTGTGACTGAATTGCATGGTAAGGTACACGTCATTACTACACCGattgttaaatatattttcatcttGATTTGGTCATTAGACCAATAGGATCTAGATGATTCTTGGATGTGTGTTGAGATCAGGGATGATGACTAAGTTGCCATGTGTTATGCTTAGGACTTGATCATTGTCTGACTCTTCCACTCAAGTGGCAAACTAACCCTGAAAGAAGCATCATCACCTAAAGCAATCATGTATATGTGACACTTATCTAGGGCACAATCGAAAACATGTCAAAATACCTTACAATCCAAGTTCTTCCATCTAAATAAAGTGGAAATGATGTATTAAGATAAACAACCTCTTATAAATAGTCCAATGAAACTTAGAAGAAAGGAGAATTAATTAGTGGGAAACATCCATCATATTAATAAAGGGAATCTAGCATACCAAAACACAAGTCACATCTACCCTATGTgctataaaaattataattacaatttCACTTATCTATATAACTTGCTTAATCAAACTTAAACTTTCAACTTCACTACTTTCACAAGAAGACGGGGCATGTACATAAAATACTGTGATTAATAATTTAAAGATCATAGACAAACAAAGATTCATCTTTATCACATGCAAAACCTTAACCTTGGGCATGCATCTTTTCTCATGAAATCAactcaagaaaaaataaaaataaagagaaactTACTCAAAAGTTATTCATGCAAAACTCTCTACCAAAATCTCTAAAGTGGACTTGaacctattttaaaaatttagagggaaaataaaaaaatattctaaagagataatattttatgtaaaataaatgttaaagttaacttttctatttataaattttttaattaaatattctaAGTGTGACAGTTTTATGCAACTattataagttttattttttttaactttcacgTTAAcgtttaaatatttaaaatattttttcataataactATAATCCATTAgtttttaccatttttttttctattttttacaCTCAAATTTTTAGActagtttttcttttaaatatttgaagttcGATTGTAGGATATTAGattaatttactatttttttattgagttCTATCCTGATCGAGAAAAATGGGGTACATTCACACCTTCTTCTTCATTGATGACAATCACAtcaataatcaataataaaatatgacaatTTCATCTTATCTCACTTCTCTATCCTTATCTTGTGTTTctctatatttttcttttccaaaatatttataataattcataattaatgTCCCCAAAAGATTTATTCCAAATTCCTATACAATTTTTCTAGTAGTTTGTTTGGCCATGACAGCAACTAGAAAGCCTACTCCAGTTTTTCTACTAATCACTCAATTATTTAATTACTTACATAATTCTCTAAATAATGTTATTTCAAGTGGGTAGGTATGTAATTGAGAAAATTAAACACAGTATCATTTATTACGTTGAAAGAAATACAAGAAGAgtcaacataaaaataaaaatgtaggaGTAACTTTAGCTAAATTGTATTAACCGAtagtaatttttataattttcctcttattatttattttttaataaaaaaaacacaccacaaatatataataagacaaaatattttataaaaagcaTCTTGAAGAATACAgtggaatattttattttgggaTCTCCGAATGAGttgaataattttgttttgataatcTGAAGGTCATAAACGGGGGACCAGGAAGAGAGTGCAAGACATGTATCACATGTTTCCACGTCGATGCAGTGTTTTTTTTAGTATTGAACCTATTGataatgtttttctttaaaatatactagatttaatatattaaaaaatattcttaatatattttgaaaaataaaatgaagacaACACTGAACAAAAGTCCAATGGAGAATCCAAATTCATGTTATCACTGAAGAAATGACAAGGAAACAAAAAAGAGGTAGCTAAACGATGAGGAGTGTTCTCCAACACTTTTGAATTTTACACTGTGATGTGAAGAAAGATATATACTTACAAACTCACACATCATAAGAGTTTAAAGTCCTCTTGTCTTGCTGAAAACTGATATAACAGTTCCTCGACTATGGAACTGCAGAAGACTCCAACAAGTTTGGTTTTTGCTGTTAATGGTGAGAGGTTTGAGCTCTCCCACGTGGACCCATCAACTACCTTGCTCCATTTTTTACGCACTCGCACTCGTTTCAAGAGTGTAAAACTCGGTTGTGGTGAAGgtatctatatctatatctatctatGTATACATATATGGTTCTATGTGTTCGAcaatctttgtttttttttgtttttcaatggTTTAGTTGAAAGTTGTTGTGCCCTTGTAGGATGCATGGTGTTTCAGTTTTTGCGGTTGTTTATTCTTTGTTTCTGCTTACTGTCAATATATAGATTACACTTGAGCTATATCTTTTCAGTAAAGATATTAGTTCAGGATTAGAGTTACATCACCTTTATCTTTAGGATGTTGTCCTAATTATAGTGGTTGTCTTGTACACGGACGAATAAAATAGGATCCAATAGTTATTTCAGAGTAATTTGATATACTCTGTTTGTTTCTGTATTGGTTGGTACTTGATGTTTAGACATGGTTGGTTTCAGGGGGTTGTGGTGCTTGTGTAGTTTTAATCTCCAAATATGATGCTGTGCTTGAACAAGTTGAGGATTTTACTGCAAGCTCTTGTCTCACACTACTTTGCAGCATACATGGTTGTTCAATAACAACTAGTGATGGAATTGGAAATTCTAAAGAAGGATTCCACCCAATTCATGAAAGATTTGCAGGATTCCATGCCACTCAATGTGGCTTTtgcactcctggaatgtgtgttTCCCTCTTTGGAACACTTGTCAATGCTGAAAAGACCGACCGTGCAGAGCCACCGGATGGCTTCTCAAAAGTGACTGTTAGTGAGGCTGAGAAAGCTATTGCAGGGAACCTTTGTCGCTGTACTGGATACAGACCAATTGCTGATGTCTGCAAAAGCTTTGCAGCTGATGTTGATATGGAGGATTTGGGGTTCAACTCGTTCTGGAGAAAGGGAGAGAACAAGGACTTGAAGATTAGTAGGTTGCCTCGATATGACCGTAATCAACTGAATAGTAGATTTCCTACGTTTTTGAAGGAAATCAAGCATGATGTGTTCTTGGCTTCTGAGAAGCACAGTTGGCACCGACCTATTAGTCTAACTGAGACTCAGAGTTTATTAAAGTTAAACAATTCCAATGGAACACGCATAAAAATTGTAGTTAGTAATACAAGTATGGGATATtacaaagataaagaagtctatgATAAGTATATTGATCTAAGTGGAATTTCTGAGCTTTCAAATATCAGAAAAGACCGAACAGGGATTGAAATTGGAGCAGCAGTGACAATATCTAAAGCTATTGAAGCACTGAAGGAAGATATCAGAAGTGAGTTTCTCTCAGATTATGTAATGATACTTGAAAAGATTGCTGATCATATGAGCAAAGTTGCCTCTGGATTTATCCGGAACACAGCCAGTGTAGGTGGCAATTTAGTCATGGCACAAAGGAATAATTTTCCCTCGGACATTGCTGTAATACTTCTTGCTGTAGATGCAATGGTTCACATTATGACTGGTGCACAATTGGAGTGGTTGACACTGGAAGAATTTCTGGCAAGACCAGCCTTAGGTTTGGAAAGTGTGCTTTTAAGCATTAAAATTCCTAGTTTAGAACACAATCAAAGTGAATCATCAAAACCAAGAAGTAGCTTCCTCTTCGAAACATACCGAGCTTCTCCAAGGCCCCTTGGAAATGCTCTTCCCTACTTAAATGCTGCTTTCCTGGTTAAGGTGTCTCCCTGCAAGGATTCTGGTGGAACTGTGATAGATACTTGTAGGCTGTCTTTTGGTGTTTACGGGAGTAAGCATGCAATCAGAGCAAAAAAAGTTGAAGAACTTTTAGGTGGAAAACTTTTAAGTTCTAGCGCTCTGTACGATGCTGTCAACTTGATTACAGCCACTATTGTATGTCAAGATGATAACGCAATCACAGCTTATCGTTCAAGTTTGGCTGCTGGTTTTATTTTTCAGTTCTTTAACCCTCTTATTGACAGTCCTGAAAGAATAAGCAATAGTTATTTGAACGGAAACAATAATGATCCTTTTGCTGAGGATCTTGAATTAAAAGTCAGTGAGAAGAAGGTACCTCGTGACAAAATTCCAACTTTACTAACATCTGGCAAGCAAGTCCTTGAAGCAGGCTGTGAGTATCATCCTGTTGGTGAGCCAATCGTGAAATCTGGAGCTGCACTACAAGCTTCAGGTGTGTTTTGTATCATTTAAGTTTTAAGTTGATTTACTGACTGCTGTCTTTTCTTTGCATTTCTATCAACGTTTCAGAGTagtaaactaaaatatttacataCAAAGTTGGGACCTTTTTGTATTAAAGAAATAACTGTTCTCCATGCTCTGGGTTTTGATGAATTGTGTATCCATATTTTGCATCTTATAGTCTCTGGGTACCTTGTAACTATTGTCGAGATAACTATGCTAAAAGTTCCAATTTCCAGGTCATAAAAACGTGTTCCAAATGCTTTCGGTTATGATGAATGCTGCATCCATATTCTGCATCTTAAAGTCTCTGGTTTCCTTCTAACTATGCTCAAAATTTCACTTTCATGGTCACGGACTAGTTTTTATGTGTCTTATTTTATCCTGTTTCGATGCCTGTGAATTATGACTTTTCATGTTTAGTTGTTTAAATTTATGTTCAGTAACACAAGTACATATTTGTGAATAATCACTTATAGGTGAGGCTGTGTTTGTGGATGACATTCCATCACCATCAAATTGCTTACATGGAGCATACATTTATAGTGCTAAACCTTTAGCAAGGATAAGGAGTATAAAACTCACGCCTGAGTTGCAACTGGATGGAGTAAGGGATATCATTTCAAGTAATGACATTCCCAATGGTGGGGAAAACATTGGATCTAAGACTATATTTGGGATCGAACCTCTATTTGCAGAAGAAAAAGCCAGATGTGTTGGTGATCGCCTTGCCTTTGTTGTGAGTTCTTAATCCCTCATTGTGATCCAACAATGTATAAgcttatttttcctttctttggAGATTGATATGATAATACCACCATTTTAGTCACTGAATGGCTTCTTCAGGTTGCAGATACTCAGAAAGTTGCAGATATGGCTGCAAACTCGGCTGTTGTTGATTATGATACTGAAAATCTTGAGCCACCTATTCTATCCGTTGAAGATGCTGTTCAAAGATCCAGCTTTTTTGAAGTTCCTCCATTTCTCGATCCAAAACATGTTGGTGATATATCAAAAGGAATGGCTGAAGCAGATCACAAGATTCTTTCTGCTGAGGTACATTGCTATatgtttatttcttttatttgttttccctcATTCTCTCATTTCACAACTTTGTGCGCCGTGGTTTCAATAAAATGTTTAAGTTTGCTCCTGAATGTTTAAATGGTTATGCTGAAAAAACATTCATTGTTATCCATCTTATTTGATGTGAAATACAGATGAAACTTGGGTCTCAATACTATTTCTATATGGAGACACAAACTGCACTTGCTGTTCCAGATGAAGACAATTGCATTACAGTTTACTCCTCAAGTCAATGCCCTGAATCTATTCATTCTACTATAGCAAGATGCCTAGGAATTCCTGAAAATAATGTTCGTGTAATTACGAGAAGGGTTGGGGGTGGTTTTGGTGGAAAGGCCATGAAGTCCATACCTGTAAGTATTGagttatgttttaatattttgaaaatcttatTCATTACTACATCTCTTTCactttttttcattataatttaCCAATAAATATTGTAGAGTGTAAACATGAAGCTTCAAACTTCTGTCGTTTGGAGAAGTCACCAACAATTTTCCTTAGAAATATACTATGTGCTCTTGTTGAATTTTCTGAAACAGTACAAAATATTTACCCAGTGGATTATGAATAAAATCTTGTGTCATTTGTAACATCATCTTTCAAAATATCCAACTTTGATGCTTCTTTCAATGTGGCTATATCCATTGTATGTTGTATGATATAACTGTTAACGAACGATTAGAATAAAATGTCTTTGTACTTCTCTGATTCTATTGTACGattgcagaaaagattcaccaATTAAGAagttaaatatgaaaattataCGTGCATGCATGTGTGTGTATATTACTAACGAttagattttgcaggttgccgCAACATGTGCACTGGCAGCACATAAATTACAGCGTCCAGTTAGGATATATCTAAATCGAAAGATAGATATGATAATGGCTGGAGGAAGGCATCCTATGAAGATAACTTACAGTGTTGGATTCAGGAATGATGGTAAGATTACAGCATTGGAACTTCAGATTTTGGTCAATGCTGGGATCTATGTGGATGTAAGTGCAATTATGCCACATAATTTAGTTTTTGCACTTAAAAAGTACGATTGGGGTGCACTAGCTTTTGATATAAAGGTATGCAGAACAAATCATCCTAGTAGATCTGCTATGAGGGGTCCTGGGGAGGTGCAGGGATCATTTATTGCTGAAGCTATTTTAGAAAATGTTGCAGTTACACTTTCAATGGATGTAGATTCTGTCAGAAGCATTAATCTTCACACGCACAAAAGCCTTCAGTCGTTCTATGAGAAGTCTAGTGGTGAACCTTATGAGTATACCTTGCCTTCAATATGGAGTAAGTTGGCTGTTTCTTCAAACTATGATCAGAGAACCAAAATGGTGAAAGAGTTTAACAGGATTAACACTTGGAAGAAAAGGGGAATTTCTCGAGTACCAGTTGTGATTCAACTGACTCTGAGACCAACCCCTGGAAAAGTAAGTATTTTTTCAGACGGGTCTGTGGTGGTTGAAGTTGGAGGAATTGAATTAGGTCAAGGTCTTTGGACAAAGGTGAAACAGATGGCTGCATATGGTCTCAGTGCTATTCAATGTGAAGGAACTGAAGGTCTCTTTGATAAAGTACGGGTTGTACAATCTGATAGTGTGAGCCTGATTCAAGGAGGCTTCACTGCTGGGAGCACTACATCAGAGTCAAGTTGCGAAGCAGTTAGGATTAGCTGCAACATCTTGGTCGAGAGACTAAAGCCTCTTAAAGAAGAACTGCAGGAGAAAATGGGCTCTATCAACTGGGATACCCTTATTATTCAGGTAGCTACTATAAATAAAGTATAACACCTCAATTTTGAACATTGATTGATTTTCCTTTCAGTTATCTTCACGAATGTGGGAGGAATTTCTCCGAAGATAAAACCAGTTCTCTTCATAATCATGTTGTAACATGAAGCAATTGgcattttaactattttttctcTTTGTGATCATCCATATGGGGAGACTATTTTATGATTGAAGTTCGCTAATGACTTTTGAAGGTTTTGAAACTTTGTTTTTCTGTTCACATTGATGCATGTATATATTGGTATTTGTAATTTTGATGTATAGCttcaagtttttcttgttaaggTCTTGGAGTATGTAGTACGGAAAAAGGCACATTGGCACTTAAGCATTCTCATAATTTGTGAGATCATGGTTAACTCCTTTTAATTAAGAGAATTATTCAGAGAATTAAATGTGGAAATGGAGTTGAGAGAATATAATTTCTTCTTATTTTCCTAGCCCACGagcataaaattttaattaccaTGTTACTGACAATTTATTAACATACAGGCAAACCTGCGAGCTGTGAACTTATCAGCCTCTGCATTGTATACACCCAGTAATGACTCCACCAGTTACCTTAATTATGGTGCTGCAGTAAGTGAGGTTAGTTGTCTTTTTTCCTATGCATATCTCAAATCAAAATGGTATTTTCTTAAGTCCACTGGTAGTCACTACTTCTCTAGAATGTTAAGTGTTTGTGTCATATTTACACACAAACCAAGTTACTGAAGTAACTGAGCCAACTTATCTCATATGCCATGCTAAATAATGGAAATTTTTTCTCAGGTGGAAATTGATCTTCTGAATGGAGAAACCAGATTTTTGCAAACAGATATTATTTATGATTGTGGACAGAGTCTAAACCCTGCTGTGGATTTAGGACAGGTAAGTTGACTACATACTTGCTATGCATGCTCAGCCATAACAAAAGGAATAAACAGGAGTTGGGCCCAAAAAAAGTTTGTATTAATACAGCCTCTCACATCATGGCTCTCTGGGAGT comes from the Phaseolus vulgaris cultivar G19833 chromosome 8, P. vulgaris v2.0, whole genome shotgun sequence genome and includes:
- the LOC137823412 gene encoding abscisic-aldehyde oxidase-like, which codes for MELQKTPTSLVFAVNGERFELSHVDPSTTLLHFLRTRTRFKSVKLGCGEGGCGACVVLISKYDAVLEQVEDFTASSCLTLLCSIHGCSITTSDGIGNSKEGFHPIHERFAGFHATQCGFCTPGMCVSLFGTLVNAEKTDRAEPPDGFSKVTVSEAEKAIAGNLCRCTGYRPIADVCKSFAADVDMEDLGFNSFWRKGENKDLKISRLPRYDRNQLNSRFPTFLKEIKHDVFLASEKHSWHRPISLTETQSLLKLNNSNGTRIKIVVSNTSMGYYKDKEVYDKYIDLSGISELSNIRKDRTGIEIGAAVTISKAIEALKEDIRSEFLSDYVMILEKIADHMSKVASGFIRNTASVGGNLVMAQRNNFPSDIAVILLAVDAMVHIMTGAQLEWLTLEEFLARPALGLESVLLSIKIPSLEHNQSESSKPRSSFLFETYRASPRPLGNALPYLNAAFLVKVSPCKDSGGTVIDTCRLSFGVYGSKHAIRAKKVEELLGGKLLSSSALYDAVNLITATIVCQDDNAITAYRSSLAAGFIFQFFNPLIDSPERISNSYLNGNNNDPFAEDLELKVSEKKVPRDKIPTLLTSGKQVLEAGCEYHPVGEPIVKSGAALQASGEAVFVDDIPSPSNCLHGAYIYSAKPLARIRSIKLTPELQLDGVRDIISSNDIPNGGENIGSKTIFGIEPLFAEEKARCVGDRLAFVVADTQKVADMAANSAVVDYDTENLEPPILSVEDAVQRSSFFEVPPFLDPKHVGDISKGMAEADHKILSAEMKLGSQYYFYMETQTALAVPDEDNCITVYSSSQCPESIHSTIARCLGIPENNVRVITRRVGGGFGGKAMKSIPVAATCALAAHKLQRPVRIYLNRKIDMIMAGGRHPMKITYSVGFRNDGKITALELQILVNAGIYVDVSAIMPHNLVFALKKYDWGALAFDIKVCRTNHPSRSAMRGPGEVQGSFIAEAILENVAVTLSMDVDSVRSINLHTHKSLQSFYEKSSGEPYEYTLPSIWSKLAVSSNYDQRTKMVKEFNRINTWKKRGISRVPVVIQLTLRPTPGKVSIFSDGSVVVEVGGIELGQGLWTKVKQMAAYGLSAIQCEGTEGLFDKVRVVQSDSVSLIQGGFTAGSTTSESSCEAVRISCNILVERLKPLKEELQEKMGSINWDTLIIQANLRAVNLSASALYTPSNDSTSYLNYGAAVSEVEIDLLNGETRFLQTDIIYDCGQSLNPAVDLGQIEGAFVQGLGFFMLEEYETNLDGLVLQDSTWNYKIPTVDTIPMQFNIQILNSGHHQHRVLSSKASGEPPLLLAASIHCATRAAVKEARTQLLSWSNQDGEDSTFQLEVPATMPVVKELCGLHTVQAYLKWKMSNK